The following are encoded in a window of Bdellovibrio svalbardensis genomic DNA:
- a CDS encoding TonB C-terminal domain-containing protein has protein sequence MNPEIELETENDEQLPRGLGVSFAVHALILSFFALKAAFFTPEQIDFSQAVRVDMVGLPDKIDKAPPAASKEEAKPAMPEKNPVAEKPVEKTVEKKPEPVKPEPVKPAPAKPAPVKHEVPAPKSTAKADKDAINLDKTKSQQQSAIEKLKAMAALEKIKEDVAQQKAKPAPAAGKDKIGGAKIKGNAISPGTALTGLAKLQHDTYAVDLDHHIKQHWALPEWLANRDFKAQAKVYIDSRGNILGRKIIKTSGNQSYDDEVLATIDRAAPFPAPPEKFVSIVEVDGILIGFPE, from the coding sequence GTGAATCCAGAAATCGAACTCGAAACAGAAAATGATGAGCAATTACCCCGCGGCTTAGGGGTTTCCTTTGCCGTTCACGCTCTTATTCTTTCATTCTTTGCATTGAAAGCGGCCTTCTTTACGCCGGAGCAAATTGATTTTTCTCAAGCTGTTCGTGTCGATATGGTCGGACTTCCCGATAAAATAGATAAAGCCCCTCCAGCGGCAAGCAAAGAGGAAGCGAAGCCGGCTATGCCGGAAAAGAATCCGGTTGCAGAAAAGCCTGTGGAAAAAACCGTGGAGAAAAAACCTGAGCCGGTGAAGCCTGAGCCCGTCAAACCGGCTCCGGCCAAACCCGCGCCCGTGAAACACGAAGTTCCCGCGCCAAAATCGACGGCGAAAGCTGACAAAGACGCGATCAATTTGGACAAAACTAAATCGCAACAGCAAAGCGCCATTGAGAAATTGAAAGCCATGGCGGCACTAGAGAAAATCAAAGAAGACGTGGCTCAACAAAAAGCCAAACCCGCACCCGCTGCTGGAAAAGACAAGATCGGCGGAGCCAAGATTAAAGGCAATGCGATTTCACCAGGAACTGCGTTGACCGGACTTGCGAAATTGCAGCACGACACTTATGCCGTAGACCTTGATCATCATATCAAGCAGCATTGGGCATTGCCTGAGTGGTTGGCGAATCGTGATTTCAAAGCCCAAGCGAAAGTTTATATCGATTCGCGTGGAAATATTTTAGGACGTAAAATTATTAAAACGAGTGGAAACCAAAGCTACGACGATGAGGTTCTTGCGACAATTGATCGCGCGGCCCCATTCCCGGCTCCACCGGAAAAATTTGTATCTATCGTGGAAGTTGATGGCATCCTCATTGGCTTCCCAGAATAA
- a CDS encoding translocation protein TolB: MRLLCILLALITFAQVPSQKAAAQENGIYIKLGEARTKKSLLAFPALQYFGSPTSSSKYQSVGAEMFNTITNDLSVSSYFQFINQSAFLEDTSKTGLMPAPGQANGFKFQSWSAIGSDFLIKAGFSIAGDEVTLETYTYHVPRAKLILGKKYKGPLSTARRIAHTFSNDVLEALTGKEGMFLSRVVVSTDRGGGQAKEIYVMDWDSANASQVTSHRSISISPAWSPDGKKIAYTSYVKRVGAKFRNADMLLLDLSSGKRSLISYRQGINSGASFSPDGKHIYLTISQGSSPDIYKMTYDGSLVGKITNGPAGAMNVEPSVSWDGSKVAFSSDRAGKPMIYTMNADGSGVKRLTFAGVFNSSPSWSPDGKKIAFAGQSEDHFDIFVMNSDGTGMVRLTSAKKPNGRWASNEDPSFSPDGRFVMFTSNRTGKNQIYIATVDGSEERRVTNDNNNYFKPKWSRNVE, from the coding sequence ATGAGACTGTTATGCATCCTTCTTGCGCTCATCACTTTTGCACAAGTACCCAGTCAAAAGGCAGCCGCGCAAGAAAATGGCATCTATATCAAATTAGGTGAAGCCCGCACCAAGAAAAGTCTTTTGGCTTTTCCGGCACTTCAATATTTTGGTTCTCCAACTTCTTCTTCCAAATATCAATCTGTCGGCGCCGAGATGTTTAATACCATCACGAATGACCTGTCAGTATCGTCCTACTTTCAGTTCATTAACCAAAGTGCCTTTTTGGAAGACACCAGCAAAACAGGCTTGATGCCGGCTCCGGGCCAGGCGAATGGATTTAAGTTTCAAAGCTGGTCAGCTATCGGGTCCGACTTCTTAATTAAAGCTGGTTTCTCTATTGCCGGTGATGAAGTGACTTTGGAAACTTACACTTACCATGTGCCGCGTGCAAAATTGATCTTGGGCAAGAAGTACAAAGGCCCTCTCAGCACTGCTCGCCGAATTGCCCATACTTTTTCTAATGACGTTCTGGAAGCATTAACTGGCAAGGAAGGCATGTTCCTTTCTCGCGTCGTCGTATCAACAGATCGTGGCGGCGGACAAGCAAAAGAAATTTATGTGATGGACTGGGATAGCGCGAATGCTTCACAAGTTACCAGCCATCGCAGTATTTCTATTTCTCCAGCCTGGTCTCCAGACGGTAAGAAAATCGCTTACACCTCTTATGTTAAACGCGTTGGTGCGAAGTTTAGAAATGCCGACATGCTTTTGTTGGATCTCTCTTCTGGCAAAAGATCACTGATTTCTTACCGTCAAGGGATCAACTCAGGGGCCTCTTTCTCTCCGGATGGAAAACATATATATCTGACTATTTCCCAAGGCAGCAGCCCTGACATCTACAAGATGACTTATGATGGTTCTTTGGTGGGAAAAATCACGAACGGACCTGCGGGCGCGATGAATGTGGAGCCCTCTGTAAGCTGGGATGGATCGAAAGTGGCCTTCTCTTCTGACCGTGCTGGGAAGCCTATGATTTACACCATGAACGCTGACGGCAGTGGCGTAAAACGCCTGACATTTGCGGGCGTTTTCAACTCTTCTCCTTCTTGGTCTCCTGATGGCAAGAAGATCGCTTTCGCCGGTCAAAGTGAAGATCACTTCGACATCTTTGTGATGAACTCTGATGGCACAGGCATGGTTCGTTTGACCTCTGCAAAAAAACCGAATGGCCGCTGGGCCAGCAATGAAGATCCAAGCTTTTCTCCAGACGGTCGCTTCGTCATGTTCACCAGCAACCGAACTGGAAAAAATCAGATCTACATTGCAACAGTGGATGGCAGCGAAGAACGTCGCGTGACTAACGACAATAACAATTACTTTAAACCAAAGTGGTCACGAAACGTTGAGTAA
- a CDS encoding [protein-PII] uridylyltransferase family protein, protein MSNLSFDEQLRRERNEIWSRCALAAKENSEDPQQICLHWSHSADSLLAKAFQACFSSEKIALFALGKLGSSELNLSSDVDLVLVTEEESASALSALRKFQKILGDRTSHGFVFRLDFDLRPGGKQGPLIPTLEQFRDYYGNYGETWERLAFVRLRPLAGDPTIIDAVMTFAKKFSFRRHLDFTLLEDLKTLRTKIQGHYWGRTQNNTVDLKLGVGGIRDVELFTHALQVVHGGKDPSLQIKGTQQALQLLAERKLLPEEEAFFLQRHYWNLRRLENYVQALEDQQTHLLKTDENHPDFVIKALASLSFEMKRCDQIVKSLLGEAPKEISVEEELSKIGLPQEELQDLWNEILGQEVLSRHRGRDEIARKAFLQEFLQTLKEQGGDIHRALLLLKDFIQGTRAKATFFSLLLREKDLMKKLAWLFGHSPYLSRILCNRPELLDSFVYRSQDKPSEDMGLLLEELAEKRLLSELISGSQFLEDKDLTPLLTNLTSTADSIAETLLPAIKKEYPSSLRILALGKWGGAELGFRSDLDFIFVIPDQATDNDFKVAKRFINRLTESHRGGNIFSIDMRLRPSGKAGPIVMPLADLQDYLHQEAQAWERQVYLKARWIGESDSNFLPAVALEYLDKGLSAEELIELNRIRLELISKSSLMNLKYSEGGLVDIELAAQAYVLEKKLDSQSTQTFDFISLMGPLAADLQKNYGRMRQIEQMLQLVASESSSELNPNHESFQALALALHTSPAKLLEEVRELLTANIAILKELDPRRKPQ, encoded by the coding sequence TTGAGTAATCTTTCTTTTGATGAACAGCTGCGCAGAGAGCGGAACGAGATTTGGTCTCGCTGCGCTCTGGCAGCAAAAGAAAATTCAGAAGATCCTCAGCAAATCTGTCTTCACTGGAGTCACTCCGCAGACTCCCTTCTTGCAAAAGCCTTTCAGGCTTGTTTTTCCTCAGAAAAAATTGCGCTCTTTGCCTTAGGAAAATTAGGTTCGTCAGAGCTGAACCTTAGCTCTGACGTCGACCTGGTTCTGGTGACCGAAGAAGAGTCTGCATCGGCTCTTTCCGCCCTTCGAAAATTTCAAAAAATTCTTGGTGACCGAACCAGCCATGGCTTTGTCTTTCGCTTGGACTTTGATTTACGCCCCGGAGGCAAGCAAGGCCCCTTGATTCCCACTCTTGAACAATTTCGCGACTACTACGGGAATTACGGTGAAACATGGGAGCGTCTGGCCTTCGTTCGGCTGCGCCCTCTGGCCGGAGACCCCACTATCATTGATGCCGTGATGACTTTTGCAAAAAAGTTTTCATTCCGCCGTCATTTGGATTTCACTTTACTTGAAGATTTAAAAACCCTTCGCACAAAAATTCAGGGCCATTACTGGGGTCGCACACAAAACAATACGGTTGATCTTAAATTAGGCGTGGGTGGAATTCGCGACGTGGAACTCTTCACTCATGCACTGCAAGTAGTTCACGGCGGCAAAGATCCGTCCTTGCAAATCAAAGGGACCCAGCAAGCCTTACAACTTCTTGCCGAGCGAAAGCTGCTGCCTGAAGAGGAAGCTTTTTTTCTGCAGAGGCACTACTGGAATTTGCGCAGACTTGAAAATTATGTTCAAGCCTTGGAAGATCAACAGACGCATTTGCTTAAGACAGACGAAAATCATCCCGACTTTGTAATCAAGGCTCTTGCAAGTCTCTCCTTTGAGATGAAACGTTGTGATCAGATCGTCAAATCTCTTTTGGGTGAGGCACCCAAAGAGATCTCTGTGGAGGAAGAACTTAGTAAAATCGGCCTGCCCCAGGAAGAACTACAGGATCTCTGGAATGAAATCTTGGGCCAAGAAGTTCTCTCACGCCATCGTGGTCGGGATGAAATTGCCAGAAAGGCCTTCCTACAGGAATTCTTGCAAACTTTGAAAGAGCAAGGCGGAGACATCCATCGCGCCCTACTACTGCTAAAGGATTTCATCCAGGGCACTCGTGCAAAGGCGACTTTTTTTTCTCTGCTGTTGCGAGAGAAAGATTTAATGAAAAAGCTGGCCTGGCTTTTTGGGCACTCGCCGTATCTTTCCAGAATTCTTTGCAACCGGCCTGAACTCTTGGATAGTTTTGTTTATCGGTCGCAGGATAAACCTTCTGAGGACATGGGCTTGCTGCTGGAAGAGCTTGCCGAGAAAAGACTTCTTTCTGAATTGATTAGCGGAAGTCAATTTTTGGAAGACAAGGACCTGACTCCCCTCCTGACAAACTTAACTTCCACCGCCGATTCGATTGCCGAAACTCTTTTGCCGGCAATCAAAAAGGAATATCCTTCCTCGCTGCGAATTCTTGCTCTGGGAAAATGGGGTGGAGCCGAGTTGGGCTTCCGCTCAGATTTGGATTTCATTTTTGTGATCCCTGATCAAGCGACTGACAATGATTTCAAAGTCGCCAAGCGATTTATTAATCGGCTGACGGAGTCACATCGTGGGGGAAATATTTTTTCCATCGACATGCGCCTTCGCCCTTCGGGAAAAGCGGGGCCGATCGTCATGCCTCTTGCGGATCTTCAAGACTATCTTCACCAAGAAGCTCAAGCTTGGGAACGCCAGGTTTATTTGAAAGCCCGCTGGATTGGCGAATCCGACTCAAACTTTTTGCCGGCGGTCGCACTTGAATATCTTGATAAAGGCCTTAGCGCCGAGGAACTCATCGAGTTGAATCGCATTCGTTTGGAGCTGATCTCAAAGTCTTCTTTGATGAATTTGAAGTACAGCGAAGGCGGTCTGGTTGATATTGAGCTGGCAGCTCAAGCCTATGTTTTGGAGAAAAAATTAGATTCTCAAAGCACCCAAACTTTTGATTTTATCTCTCTGATGGGGCCGCTTGCTGCTGATCTACAGAAGAACTATGGACGGATGCGTCAGATTGAGCAGATGCTTCAACTGGTGGCGTCAGAATCCTCTTCCGAACTGAATCCAAATCATGAGTCCTTTCAAGCTCTTGCCTTGGCGCTTCATACTTCGCCTGCGAAGCTCTTAGAAGAGGTCCGAGAGCTGCTCACTGCAAATATTGCCATTTTGAAGGAACTTGACCCTCGTAGGAAGCCTCAATAA
- a CDS encoding peptidylprolyl isomerase, with amino-acid sequence MFAIFETTKGNFKVKFFADKAPKTVETFAGLAEGTREWTDPKTGEKVKKPFYDGLTFHRVIKDFMIQGGCPLGTGTGGPGFRFEDEFPAGAPKHTKPGILSMANAGPNTNGSQFFVTTVATPWLDGRHTVFGEVVEGMDVVHAIENSKTGPMDRPVETVTIKHIQIIR; translated from the coding sequence ATGTTCGCAATTTTCGAAACAACTAAAGGTAATTTCAAAGTTAAATTCTTCGCTGATAAAGCTCCAAAGACAGTTGAGACTTTCGCAGGCCTAGCAGAAGGCACTCGCGAATGGACTGATCCTAAAACTGGCGAGAAAGTAAAAAAGCCATTTTATGATGGTTTGACTTTCCACCGCGTGATCAAAGATTTTATGATTCAAGGTGGTTGCCCACTTGGAACTGGCACTGGCGGTCCTGGCTTCCGTTTTGAAGATGAATTCCCAGCTGGCGCTCCTAAGCACACGAAGCCTGGTATCTTGTCTATGGCGAACGCGGGACCTAACACTAACGGTTCTCAGTTCTTCGTAACAACTGTTGCAACTCCTTGGTTGGATGGTCGTCACACAGTATTCGGTGAAGTTGTTGAAGGTATGGACGTAGTTCACGCTATCGAGAACTCTAAAACAGGCCCAATGGATCGCCCTGTTGAAACTGTAACTATCAAGCACATTCAAATCATCAGATAG
- a CDS encoding DUF4430 domain-containing protein, whose protein sequence is MKNVILFLFVLLPLSANAIKWKVLGPCSDKPLFQGTYEADLKKSVGEISIEIFDKNKIPYVGVAAGFNSINNSAIGLDALEVVSDEVMRAYGWCYAVNGRMPKVMPDQVTPKNQEDTIAWFYGYSTNIQNEWTDYCVPGYQIKAAQFCEK, encoded by the coding sequence ATGAAAAATGTGATCCTCTTTTTATTTGTTTTGTTGCCACTTTCTGCCAATGCCATCAAATGGAAGGTCTTGGGCCCTTGCTCTGACAAGCCTCTTTTTCAAGGCACCTATGAAGCGGACCTTAAAAAATCAGTTGGGGAGATCTCTATCGAAATCTTCGACAAAAACAAAATTCCATACGTGGGAGTGGCTGCAGGCTTTAATTCGATCAACAACAGTGCTATCGGTTTGGACGCCTTGGAGGTTGTTTCCGACGAAGTCATGAGAGCCTACGGTTGGTGCTATGCCGTGAATGGCCGAATGCCTAAGGTCATGCCTGATCAAGTCACACCAAAAAATCAAGAAGACACCATTGCCTGGTTCTACGGATATTCCACCAATATCCAAAACGAATGGACAGATTACTGTGTCCCTGGCTATCAAATCAAAGCCGCCCAATTCTGCGAGAAGTAA
- a CDS encoding di-heme-cytochrome C peroxidase, producing MKKISGILVGSAALVTLVIGCVNLSSKNSRNPSGSAVVYEKPPGLSGADLANFEHLSEGADIYPYEWMKALRSVAFKDANDKATKPFYSDFYNRFGILPSSNLKDENGNTYLIPYVGLTAAWSNHPPQQSEAYKETEEEIVRQIGEVKSIKMVGTNCSFCHSGSLDFRGTNYRVQGTQSTTDVRSFFKDMATSTLAVLAKEEAAVDFLKRMKVSEPERKAKELHEYFLRRLGETTYGLVKVGPISAQLTLIKAKYLKDTHRLYRGKQAIADSLEKLLRMTYGFSETDDIGELKARMKFLGTLMVGTDPKTDETESGYGRTDAFGRIGNLVLRGDDAISYTAPVSLPWIWGIKYMAMLHYNGNSNSVILRNVGQSLGLGALILDKDGTSTVNVHNLGRLEALVHKIQVPRWEKVFAGVTELQVNQQLAERGRQVYESRCIECHESNKFVGPSGQLRLYNMMPLAELGTDPNAARNAVKSVGTVHFEDSIFNGVGGVKARYYQKNNMTDEQQAEIEYRSLRGKEFFRDTLNGYANQEKNGLDYGNVDAGTGYKARHLAGVWATAPFLHNGSVPSMWDLLQPAHLRPKIFNVKDKEFNPVKMGLKYEREKNMLGFTKSCGKGEQRCFDTTLTGNHNTGHEGRYYGTDLPDADKHALIEYLKVLPPEPEYSW from the coding sequence ATGAAGAAGATATCAGGTATTCTCGTAGGTTCGGCAGCGTTGGTGACATTGGTCATCGGTTGCGTGAATCTGAGTTCAAAAAATTCCAGAAATCCGTCGGGTTCAGCTGTTGTTTATGAAAAACCACCGGGTCTTTCAGGTGCCGACCTCGCAAATTTTGAGCATCTTTCCGAAGGTGCAGACATCTATCCCTATGAGTGGATGAAGGCATTGCGTTCAGTGGCCTTCAAAGATGCTAATGATAAGGCGACGAAGCCATTCTATTCTGATTTTTATAATCGCTTTGGAATTTTACCAAGCTCAAACCTGAAGGACGAAAACGGAAATACTTATTTGATTCCTTACGTAGGTTTAACTGCAGCTTGGAGCAATCATCCTCCACAGCAAAGCGAAGCTTACAAAGAAACTGAGGAAGAGATTGTTCGTCAAATTGGTGAAGTGAAATCCATCAAAATGGTTGGAACAAACTGTTCATTCTGTCACTCGGGCTCTCTCGATTTCAGAGGCACAAATTATCGCGTGCAAGGAACCCAAAGCACAACGGACGTGCGCTCTTTCTTCAAAGACATGGCGACATCTACTTTGGCGGTCTTGGCTAAAGAAGAAGCGGCTGTGGATTTCTTGAAACGCATGAAGGTTTCAGAACCTGAAAGAAAGGCGAAGGAGCTGCATGAGTACTTCCTGCGCCGTTTGGGAGAGACGACTTACGGCTTGGTTAAAGTAGGGCCAATCAGTGCTCAACTGACTTTGATTAAAGCGAAGTATTTGAAAGACACACATCGTTTGTATCGTGGAAAACAAGCCATTGCGGATTCTTTGGAAAAGCTTTTGCGTATGACCTATGGATTCTCTGAGACCGATGATATCGGGGAGCTTAAGGCGCGCATGAAGTTCCTGGGAACTTTGATGGTGGGCACAGATCCAAAAACGGATGAGACTGAGTCCGGCTACGGTCGTACAGATGCTTTCGGACGCATTGGAAACTTGGTTTTGCGCGGAGACGATGCGATCTCCTACACCGCTCCCGTTTCTTTGCCATGGATTTGGGGAATCAAGTATATGGCGATGTTGCACTATAACGGCAACTCGAACTCTGTGATTCTTCGTAACGTCGGTCAATCATTGGGCCTTGGCGCATTGATCTTGGACAAAGACGGCACATCGACAGTGAATGTTCACAACTTGGGACGCTTGGAAGCTTTGGTTCACAAGATTCAAGTTCCACGTTGGGAAAAAGTTTTTGCCGGCGTGACTGAATTGCAGGTGAATCAACAATTGGCAGAACGTGGTCGTCAGGTTTATGAAAGCCGCTGTATCGAATGTCATGAGTCGAATAAATTTGTGGGTCCTTCGGGTCAACTGCGCTTGTACAACATGATGCCACTTGCTGAATTGGGTACGGATCCAAATGCTGCTCGTAACGCGGTGAAATCTGTGGGCACTGTTCATTTTGAAGATTCAATCTTCAACGGAGTCGGCGGAGTTAAAGCAAGATACTATCAAAAGAACAACATGACTGACGAGCAGCAAGCTGAGATCGAGTATCGCAGTCTTCGTGGTAAAGAGTTCTTCCGGGATACTTTGAACGGATATGCAAATCAAGAGAAGAACGGTCTTGATTATGGCAATGTCGATGCGGGAACTGGCTACAAAGCCCGTCATCTTGCGGGTGTGTGGGCAACAGCTCCCTTCTTGCATAATGGTTCAGTTCCATCTATGTGGGACTTGTTGCAGCCGGCTCATTTACGACCAAAGATCTTCAACGTGAAAGACAAAGAGTTCAATCCAGTTAAGATGGGGTTGAAGTATGAGCGTGAGAAGAACATGCTGGGCTTCACAAAAAGTTGCGGCAAGGGCGAGCAAAGATGTTTTGATACGACTTTGACGGGCAACCATAACACGGGCCACGAAGGACGCTACTACGGAACAGACCTGCCAGATGCGGATAAGCATGCCTTGATCGAGTACTTGAAAGTTCTGCCACCAGAGCCAGAATACTCCTGGTAG
- a CDS encoding DUF1304 domain-containing protein → MLATISLILVGLVAVEHIYFMILEMFLWTTPKGRKAFGMTPEFASSTAALAKNQGLYNGFLVAGLVWSFFAESEMAFALRVFFLGCIVVAGIFGGLTVNKKIAILQATPALLALVFLFLGR, encoded by the coding sequence ATGTTGGCTACCATCAGCTTGATCCTTGTCGGCCTTGTTGCGGTCGAACATATTTACTTCATGATCCTGGAAATGTTTCTTTGGACAACACCGAAAGGCCGTAAGGCCTTCGGTATGACTCCAGAGTTTGCAAGCTCCACGGCCGCTTTGGCCAAAAACCAAGGTCTCTACAATGGATTCTTGGTGGCGGGACTCGTATGGTCCTTTTTTGCAGAGAGTGAAATGGCATTCGCTCTGCGAGTTTTCTTTTTAGGTTGTATCGTTGTCGCGGGAATTTTCGGTGGCCTGACCGTAAATAAAAAAATCGCCATTCTTCAAGCGACACCAGCATTATTAGCTTTAGTATTTCTTTTTCTAGGGAGATAG